The Oceanococcus sp. HetDA_MAG_MS8 nucleotide sequence CTTTCTATGAAGTCAATGTCTCTACTTCCCAAATACTGAAATCCGTCAGCGTCGGATTGAAAAGGTATCGTCAATGTCGCGCCAGCGGCCAGATATACGACCCACGTTAATATTTCACTTCTCATGTGTTCCCTCCGGTGTTGATTATGAACGAGGTCTCTTACACTGAGTCCTCGCAGCTTATGACGGGATCGTCCGGCCTGGGCCGATGATCCGCATCAATCTAAAGTGAATTTTTTTCGGTGCGCGCGGTCCGGATCGGCAGGGAAACGCGGTAGCGCCAGACTTTCCCGATCGAGGACGTGCGCCGGAACGATGTGGAAATCTGACAACACGGCGAGTGTTACGGCGAGTGTTATGGCGTTGGGTAATAGTCTCGGGCTCACTTGCAGAAACCGGCATACAACAGCTCGTGCCACGGGTTCAAAGCATCGTTTCTGATGGGACCCACGATCACGCTCGGCGCACAGCTGCCGTGCGCTGCCCCTCCGCATTGACGGAGGCCTTATCAATGAATACGGCCTGTGCAACGCACAGGCCGAGGCGCACTGACCTCTGTTGACATCCTTCCTCATTGTTCTCCAGCCTTGACCCGCAAGTTAGCCGCGTCGTCATGGCTTTTTCTTTTCTACGACAACCGTGCGCGGCTGTCAATCGCTATTGGCATGTGTGGGTCGCCGCTGACAGCCGGGGGGGGCGGTTGAGTAGGGGCCCAGCTTCTGACTTCCAGAGGAAAGTAATTAAAGGATCGTACGATCGCAGGTCCGATTCAGCGCGTGACGGAGTACAGCGTTCGTGTACGCATCAAGAATGATGGCTTAGGCACAGGATTGAATTGCGTCAATGACGAAGAGTCAACCCGGCTTCCTTAATCGCCAACCAAGGAGCGCTGCGTCTGCGCAGCGAGGGCGTTGTGACCAAAGTCATCGTCTACACGATCGGAGTGCCCAAGGCCTGCGCTTAGCAGATTTTCGAGTTGGCGCATGGCGTCATCCTGGTGGCGCCCGAAGATGAGCTTCAGCCCCTTCGGACGTAGAGCGGCATCGAATGCTTGGCCCATGGGCAGCCGCGTGAGCCTGCCGGCCGGTCGCCAAATGACCTTCTCAGTCAAGGTCTCGGGTGTGGCTTCGCCACGCATTGAGCTGGTGGGCGCAGGTGGCATTGTTGCTTCCGCCGTGGATGGCGCCGAGCTGACCTACGCCCAGGCACCTGACCAGCCTGAAGAGCAGTGGTTATTCGCCCGCGTGATTGACACCGCCGACCAGGATGGCGATGAGCGCCTGGACGAAGTTGTGGCGGTCACCACGCCGATCTGGTTTGCTCAGGGCGAGGACAAGGCTTCTTGCGACGGCAGTGCCTTCGCACCCTAAGGAGACGCTGGGTAAATCGCTGCGCTTGCAATCTGACCCGCCGGAGATGCGCGCACTCCCCACATATCGCCCATATGCTGCGGGCGCTGTGCTCCGGTGGCGGGCCACTTTGCCTGGCTCGCGGATGTCTTCAGCGCCTCCATGACAGGGTGGTGGTAAAAGCCGTCTTGGTCTCCTAGCGCCCCGTTAATCCTCTTTAAGCAGCGCCAAGGCAGCGGCAGTCATGGCGCGTACGCCTGTGTCGATGGTCTTTGCGGCATCTGGGGCGAAGCTGGGTGAGTGCAGAGATGGCAGGCTTTGACCACCCTTCTGGGCTTGGGCGTAGCGCTGCGGTTCCACGGCGCCCACCCAGAAAATCAGGCTGGGGATCTTGTCGCTGGTCCGGCCGTATTGAGAGAAGTCCTCGCCGCCCATCACGGCGGTGATGGTTTGCACCTGGTCCTTGCCGATTTCGCGGCCGATGGCGGCCATGGCGCGGCGGGTGAGGTCGGGATCGTTGTAGGTGGCCGGGGTGTAGTCGGTTTCCACGGCGACGGTGGGGGCGGGTGCTCCGAAGGCCGCTGCCTGACCCTTGGCAATGCGGCGGATGCCATCGAGTAACAGCTTGCGGGTGTCATCCGCGTAGGAGCGCACCGTGAGCAGCAGTTGGGCCTGCTCCGGAATGATGTTGTGCTTGGCGCCGGCCGTTATCGAGCCCACCGTGACCACCGCGGGAGTTTGCGGGTCCACATTGCGGGCCACCAGGCTTTGCAGACTGGTGACGATATGGGCCGCAATCAGCACCGGATCCACCGTGGTGTGCGGGTAGGCCCCATGCCCACCCACCCCACGCACGGTGATGTCTACGCTGTCCACATTGGCCAGCGCCCAGCCGGAGGAATAGGACACCGTCCCTGCCGGCGTGGCGGCGGATACATGCAGGGCCAGGTTGTAATCGGGCCGGGGAAAACGCGCGTACAGCCCATCTTCCAGCATGGCTTGTGCGCCCAGGCCGATCTCTTCGGCAGGTTGGGCGATCAATACCAAAGTGCCGGACCAATCCCTGCGTTTGGCCACCAATTCGCGGGCGGTACCCACCCAGCTGGTCATGTGCACATCATGCCCGCAGGCATGCATCACCGGGCTGTCGACCCCGGTCCAGGTCTGACCTTCGACGGTGCTGGCGTAACTCACGCCCGTGTTCTCGGGCACGGGTAGTCCGTCCATGTCGGTGCGGATCAAGACGGTAGGTCCGGGGCCATTGCGCAACACGCCGACCACGCCATAGCCGCCCACACCCGGCCTTAGCTCACCGACGGCACTATGGGCTTTGTCGCGCACCCAGGCATCTCCCAACCCCGTGCTCACAGAGAATCCGAGTTCCTGGAGTTCATGGGCGAGGTAACGGCTGGTTTGAACTTCCTTGAAGGAGAGCTCCGGATGGGCATGGAGGCCGCGATACACTCGCATAAGGTCATCACCAGCCTGTGGCATGGCAGGGCCGGCCGCATTGCTGGTGGCCGCCGCCATGATGCCCAACAAAAGCATCAGCTTGGCGAAGGGCCTTGCTGGGGTGCGAAGAATAAGACCGAGCATGGGCACTCACCCAAATAGAACCCCCCTCAGCATAGGTGGCTGGACGCGAGCTGCAAAGCCTCGAGGCTATACTCCTCCGCCAACACGGGCAGGGCTGAGCGCCACGTCTATGGAGCTATGATTGGGCCAGTGCTTGGCTTGAACCCCTTTCCCTGCTTTGTGCTGTGCTGGGCGATTGAAGCAAGCAGCTATAGCCGACGCCCTCACCGGTCTTTT carries:
- a CDS encoding amidohydrolase codes for the protein MLGLILRTPARPFAKLMLLLGIMAAATSNAAGPAMPQAGDDLMRVYRGLHAHPELSFKEVQTSRYLAHELQELGFSVSTGLGDAWVRDKAHSAVGELRPGVGGYGVVGVLRNGPGPTVLIRTDMDGLPVPENTGVSYASTVEGQTWTGVDSPVMHACGHDVHMTSWVGTARELVAKRRDWSGTLVLIAQPAEEIGLGAQAMLEDGLYARFPRPDYNLALHVSAATPAGTVSYSSGWALANVDSVDITVRGVGGHGAYPHTTVDPVLIAAHIVTSLQSLVARNVDPQTPAVVTVGSITAGAKHNIIPEQAQLLLTVRSYADDTRKLLLDGIRRIAKGQAAAFGAPAPTVAVETDYTPATYNDPDLTRRAMAAIGREIGKDQVQTITAVMGGEDFSQYGRTSDKIPSLIFWVGAVEPQRYAQAQKGGQSLPSLHSPSFAPDAAKTIDTGVRAMTAAALALLKED